One genomic window of Centropristis striata isolate RG_2023a ecotype Rhode Island chromosome 20, C.striata_1.0, whole genome shotgun sequence includes the following:
- the wipf1b gene encoding LOW QUALITY PROTEIN: WAS/WASL-interacting protein family member 1 (The sequence of the model RefSeq protein was modified relative to this genomic sequence to represent the inferred CDS: deleted 1 base in 1 codon) → MPAPPPPPPPGPPPPPTFSAANTVKPNLNRSEQQGRSALLTDIHKGSRLKKTVTNDRSTPQLDSKPKGGGGGSGGGGGGGGGGGGGGGGGFGGGSPAGLGGLFAGGMPKLRSAGNSVKNDSGPSRGPVLPPGGRSCGPTPFGGGSTGPPKLPGAPGGARNNAPDLPKGRPSPHLSRQDTPGGPPPPVPNTPRPNQSFQSRVGPPPPSLPGGPRPSPASGPPPPSVPPGRHGPLPPPPGGSSAGPRPGFSAPPPPPPNSSRPSLPPTPGGRPPLPDDRPPPPPAPMGGHRPSMPRDMPPPPPAVNSKPSPSVSSSPASRSSGGGGVPPLPPGRPGPPPLPPSPAVGDDHSTPRLPQRNMSLNSHGPSPPHGRTGPLPPPPNERPPSLGRNQSSTRTGPLPPPPPSGRNIGGGSVRSSPAPSPIGRPGPEPPRGGPGGRPPLPPDRPGIGGAPPPPPPMGNGFQNSHHNQIQDEWECRFTFHPMSDFPPPEPYVPFQKTYPSKIAKSDGKGSGKKERGAPPLPPIPR, encoded by the exons ATGCCAGCCCCTCCTCCCCCACCACCCCCAGGGCCTCCCCCTCCGCCCACCTTTTCTGCG GCCAACACTGTCAAGCCAAATCTAAACCGTTCAGAGCAGCAGGGAAGGAGCGCTCTGTTGACCGACATCCATAAAGGCTCGAGATTAAAGAAAACCGTTACCAATGACCGCAGTACACCCCAACTCGACTCAA AACCTAAAGGAGGAGGCGGGGGAAGCGGCGGCggcggtggaggaggtggaggtggaggtggtggtggcggAGGAGGTTTTGGTGGTGGGTCTCCTGCTGGTTTAGGAGGCCTTTTTGCAGGAGGGATGCCAAAACTGAGGTCTGCGGGAAACAGTGTTAAAAACG ACTCAGGACCCAGTCGAGGGCCCGTGCTCCCACCAGGAGGCCGCTCTTGTGGCCCCACCCCGTTCGGTGGGGGCTCCACTGGTCCACCTAAACTCCCAGGCGCCCCTGGTGGTGCCCGCAACAACGCCCCTGATCTGCCCAAGGGCCGGCCAAGTCCTCACTTATCCAGACAAGACACTCCAGGAGGCCCCCCTCCTCCTGTACCCAACACACCTCGACCAAACCAGAGCTTCCAGTCTCGTGTGGGCCCTCCTCCCCCGTCACTCCCTGGTGGACCCAGGCCCAGCCCAGCCTCCGGACCTCCACCTCCTAGTGTTCCACCCGGGAGGCACGGACCTCTCCCTCCCCCACCAGGAGGCTCCTCAGCTGGGCCAAGACCAGGATTCTCTGCA cccccccctccacccccaaACAGCAGCCGACCTTCCTTACCGCCCACTCCTGGAGGGAGGCCTCCGCTCCCTGACGACcgacccccaccaccaccagctcCTATGGGAGGTCATCGGCCATCTATGCCCCGCGACATGCCCCCTCCTCCACCCGCTGTCAACTCCAAGCCTTCCccctctgtctcttcctccccTGCCTCTCGTTCCTCAGGTGGTGGGGGTGTGCCCCCTCTACCACCAGGTCGACCaggcccccctcccctcccaccCTCCCCGGCTGTGGGGGACGACCACAGCACTCCTCGTCTGCCCCAAAGGAACATGTCACTCAACAG CCATGGTCCATCTCCGCCACATGGTCGCACAGgacccctccctcctccacctaATGAGAGACCGCCATCTCTTGGAAGGAACCAGTCCTCCACACGCACAG GGccccttcctccccctcctccttcagGTCGTAACATAGGAGGAGGCAGTGTGAGGTCATCACCAGCTCCTTCTCCTATTGGTCGGCCAGGACCGGAGCCCCCTCGAGGGGGACCTGGCGGTAGACCTCCCCTCCCTCCAGACAGGCCTGGTATAGGAGGGGCCCCGCCTCCTCCACCACCCATGGGTAACGGCTTCCAAAACTCCCACCACAACCAAATACAGG ATGAATGGGAGTGTCGGTTCACTTTCCATCCAATGTCGGACTTTCCTCCACCTGAGCCCTACGTGCCCTTCCAGAAGACCTACCCCAGCAAGATTGCCAAATCTGACGGCAAAG GTTCTGGTAAAAAGGAGAGAGGAGCTCCCCCCCTTCCTCCTATACCCAGGTGA